A stretch of DNA from Acropora palmata chromosome 12, jaAcrPala1.3, whole genome shotgun sequence:
TTTTGCTGGCGAAATAATGGTTATTATTTCAGAGTAATCTGgacccagttgttcaaagcctgattaagctaatcctaggttagtgtaaattttaattgctatttattcaTCGCTAAAGGAGGATTTGCTGCAAAATAGTGGCCCAATAatgttataaattacaaatgtCTTTTCCTTAAGCcttaattttgtgaaaaatccacctttagggtaaatatataacaattaaatgtccactaatccaggattagcttaatcaggctttgaacaactgaacCCTGAAGTATAACAGACAACTCTAAAATGATGAATATTCTAACTTCAAACAAGTCACCAAAGGAAAGGAAGCAATGTTTTATCATTCATTTAGCAAGAATTTGATTAGAAAATTGCTCTAGACGTTGTATTATTTGTCTAGTTCAGGAGAATTTTAACGCCAGCATTATTAATGCAATGTCTATCAATCCCAATCCCTTCAAAACCCAATAGTCCTGGTCATCCTTGATAGCAGTTTACCAAGATCAAACAAATCTAGCaagtataatattattttatgcaCTTGTTGGTGCATCACGGATCGTTACAGTTTCTGTGGTTGCTACTGACTGTCCAACCATAGACTCAGTTTggagaaaacacaaaattggCATACACTGCAGGCTGCTGGttagaataaaaattaatctgGTTAAGCTGCACTCTTTAACTCTGAGCGGGGTGCTTTGCAAATTCTTATTAATGGCTAATTTAGCTCTTAAAAGCTATGATTTTGAAAGGCATGTCAAATAGTAGCTTGAAATTCATCAATAGTGTGAAGCAACAATGCTAAATGATCTCCAAGAAGTTATAAGAAGTCATTGATTCTAGGTATGTGATGACCTCTGACCCACCTTTTGGCACACTCCAAGTTGACAATGGGGTTCAACTTAAACGTGAAGTAGGAGGAAAGTTGAAGGGAATACAACTGTACGGCAAGTGGTATATAGGAGGAGTTCCGCCTGGGGTGAACATGCAAAACGAAACCAAAAACCTTGCCGCCCCATCGCCATCATTTGATGGATCCATACAGGATGTACAGGTTAATGGAGAGACTATCACATTGGCAGGTATGTCAAATGTATGTTGTGAAACATCATGCTCAGGCTATGATTGGCTTAATTTTAAGCCACCAATAATTAAAAGCTCCATTATCATTGAATTCTACCTGAACGACTTCACACAGTTTCACACAATTTTGTAGgtcataaaattattattgtgcagTAAAGCCCTCAAAATGTAGtgattgtttttattgcaaaattgatcttctttcaaaatgtctttttcTTATAAAGCTGTAATGTAAGTTAAAGCTCCATTTGTTTATCCTGTTACCTATATGGGTTGTGCTCCAGTTAGTGAGTGGAATACGAATGTCAGCGTTAACATCAGTTTCACACCATATGCAAAACGTTTATACTGTAGATCTGATTTGCAGGTTTTAATGTTTAATTTAGAATTGCACAAagaatttttgtcaaaaataataatataatttcaaATGTAGAAATTGAATCTAAAGATGgatatccattttttttttacctggcAGAGGCAAACAACTGGTTCAACATAAATGAAGGTGACCTACCAGCTTGTGATAGTAagccttgtcaaaatggtgGAGAGTGTATTCCACAAGGTGAAAATGTTCATGATTACACCTGTAATTGTAACGCAAGTTTTACAGGAAGGAATTGTGAAGTCCATATTCGCTGTCAGTCAGAAGATTGCAATGGAGGGGAGTGCATACCCAAAGATTCTGATCCTGCAAACTTCGTGTGTCTTTGTCCTCTTGGGAAAGCAGGAGTGCAGTGCAAGACAAGTAagtacaaatcaaattaacaataaaattaatagtgtATAGCATGTATCCCTCAAGTTATGGATCCATGCAGGAGGTTATTATTAAAGAAGCAGAGGCAAGTAAGAGTTGCACATATGCAATGATGCCCACAAGTGTTCTCTCAGtttcagaaaatattaatttttacctGTCGTACTTATAAAAAGAGAGAGGAGAACGCTATACATTGTGTTAATTGTCTTACAgtgtattttgttgtttaaatAGGTAAGGCTAGAGGGTACGTTTTACACCAGTAAGGAAATGAATAGTGTTGTTGATACACGACTTTTTCTCAAGTCAGAATGAAGAGGTTTTACCAAATGCAAGATATTGAAAAGGCCATTTCGAAGACCAGAGGAAAAACAGGGCTTTTAATTTACAGCAGTAGATCCAGcacagaaaatattttgaccctgtaaaaatttcctttttaagtGTAAAAAGTGAATGTCCCAGGGCCAACATGTACAGTACCTACAGCAAAAATCATAAGAGGTTaatgtcattaatttttctgcTTTACTTAGTTTGTAAGAattgttatatgaagtgcggtgttttgaaatcccgttgagtcacctggatttttcaggttcatgagacaattgcttaaattgtccagcaagtgcgaggatcatatcttcatttgatttcaaaacaccgcacttcatttAACAATTCTTTGATACGAcgttcctttcacgggaaaacatgagcccaacaaattgacctaatctcaactgtgtgacttcgtagctcagttggttagagcactgcactggcatcgcagaggtcatgggttcgaatcccgttgagtcacctgaatttttcaggttcatgagacaattgcttcaattgtccagcaagtgcgaggatcatatcttcatttgattacttagtttgtgttaatttttctctttttcactTTCAGGCATCAATATTACACTTCCATTGTTCACCATTACGCAGACCTTTCCATCATTTTTGAGATACCCAGTGCCAAAAGAAGCAGTGAAGAGCTTTCATGTGTCATTTCAATTTAGACTTGGGAACTTATCATCTTCAAATGACAGTTTGTTAGTTTACAGTGCACAGAACAAGTTTCAAGGAAGTGGTGATGATTTCTTTGCTGTTGGACTTAAAGATAATAAGGTGTTGCTTCATTTTAATCTAGGAAGTGGGGCTGCACGAATCTACAGCAGTCCACTGAACAAAAGCTTGGATTGGCATTTTGTGGTGGCAGGACGTGTCGGCCGTGATGGCTACCTTTACGTCGACAACCAGCCCAGGAAAGAAGGGAAATCTCCTGGTCCACTCATTGGACTTAATCTGTTTGAGCCTCTTTATATCGGTGGAATACCTGACATAAAGCAGCTTCCAAGTGTTTCAGAATTTAAAACTGGAGGATTTCATGGCTCCATTTACGACGCAGCCATCAGATTTTCTCTCAACTCGCCATTCATTCAACTGAATGCTTCAAAGGGCCCACAAAATCTTGACAGCAACATATGGTATGCAGAAAGTGGAAGAAATGTGGGAGATGAAAAATATGACGAGTGCACTTTACGTATCCCTCCTTGTGCCAATAATGGTAGCTGTGAAAGAGCAGGAGCAACATTCCTGTGTTCCTGTCCAGCTGACTGGGCTGGTCTTTACTGTGCACAACGCCGTCAGCCATGTTATGGGTATAACCCTTGTGTCAATGGTGTTTGTCGACCAGATGGCTTAAGTATCAAATGTGATTGTCCACTGGGGAAAACAGGACAACGGTGTGAGCAAGGTAATATTAACTTTGTAAGGCTACCATGAAAAAAATGctcacaataatttattacactAAATTAACGCCATTGTAAGTGTTCATTTTTAATGGAGAAAAATGATGGTAGCATTTTCTTGACCAATCTTTTTTAGCGATGTTGGAGaccaaaaaacaattttattattaaattttcagTGAACATATCATGTAGCTTTTCTTATGAAAGGCAGAGGAACTATTCACTATAAACAGTTCACTACATGCAAGCAATAATTATGGTGGTTTCAGAAAAACTCCTTACTGTATTAATCTTGTCAGTCAATAGTGATACAAATTATTTCTATGATCACCAACTTCCAATTTTGTCTTTCCCCAGACATTACAATACAAACTCCACTGTTTCAAGACTTTTCTTTCATGCAGTTTCAAAGTACAAACATCAGGAAAACATCACAGATTAGTATCAGGTTTAAAGCAGGAACAGTCAAtggaattttgttttattctggTTATCGTGATCAGAGTGATAAAGGAGACTTCCTGTCTATTTATCTGCACAATGGGTAAGATGTCTAGGTTAAAGTTGTGACTTTTTCAACAGAGTCTCTTATGTGGTTTTACTACTGGTACTGTCAACTTAATTGTTAGTTTTAGGCTTATGCAtagtttatttgatttttgacaTATAGCACTCTTAGATCCTCAGGAATAGTGATCTACaaatattgtattatttttattattgctttaatAATGTTGAAGACTAAGAGTGCGTTAAATCTTCCTTGATGACTAATTCAAAACACACATAATGTTTTGCTTATCTTCGAGCATGCTGTAtgataaaattattcacagtaaaaaaataattaagcagtggttttgtcattgttttgtttgtttctagaTTTATTAAATTGAGATATAATCTGGGTAGTGGCACCGGTGAAGCAAGGAGCAACTCAAGCATTGATCTCAATACGTGGTACACTGTTAGTGTCAATAGAGAAGATAAAAATGCAACCTTGACTGTCTCTGGCGACACTCCTATTAGCGTCATTTCTCCAGGAACTGCTGTCTCCTTGAATGTTCCATCTAGTTTCTATTTGGGAGGAGTTCCTACACTGAATGCCATAAATCTAAATGCTGtagattcttttgttcaaGACTTTGTTGGTTGTATTGACATGTTTATGGTATGTCTTTCTTTGCTGAATAAGTTGTTATTACCATATGACTGGTCCTACAGTAGTTTTTGCATTGTCTCTCTTATTCATCTAGGGTGCTTGACCAAAATTTTTTATACCTAAACAAAGATACCATAAGTAGTAATCAGAAATTAGGAAGTGCATTCTACAGGATATGTAGTGTGATAATGGCAAAATGGGTTGTGTGAAGAAATGCAAATAGAAAATCATGGTCATACATTCTTAGCTGGTCGAGCGGACTTTAATCAACATACTTGAAAACAAGGCCCAAAGCCCCTGAAAAAACCTAAAGGGGCGGCTAATTTGCAGTCTTCACAaaaaatctcaatttctgGCGCCCATCGAAATGAAATTAGGATAAATTATCTCGTTCCTAGAGAACGCAATAATTACTTATTGTTGGAGAAAGATCTCCaagttgcaaaaataaaatattaacatGCAAAAAGAGTGATGCAAGTTGTTTCTAAAAGACCATATCATTATTGAAAGGAttagtttcttaagaaactgtgATGTGGTGTGGTGGAGGaactgaaacatgaaaatgtgCCACGAAACAAGTTgttaagggtcaaattacacTGTACCGCCAGGCCACATTTTAATACTATTATTGGTTAGGGCCCAGTTGTTAAAAGCTTGAGTAGTGCAATCCAGCtgaaaaattgctatccaAAAAATGAGAAGTACCAAAACTTCCAGAATTACCCAGTGGATGGTGATTTATCCAACCATTTGCTACTCACTTTTGCAGTTGAGGCCAGTTGTTGGTGGAAACTGAGTGAATCTTGGTCTCTTGTAAATGCCTGTCCTAAACGAACAGTCTGAGCAGGGTATACTTGTGTAGATAGTGatcaaatgaatttaaatGTTAGAAAAGATTGCtaattgttcattttgttgGTTTGATCTTGTTTATAGGTCAATAACATCTTGTACATGCAAGCAAGCACTGGTGCATTGGAGGGTAGAAATATTGCCAACTGCCCTGCATCTCCGTATCATGCATTATTATAAACATGGAATACAATAGTGAAAATTTAGGCTAATATCCTAAAAATTAGGCAGGGTCTTGTGACTTTGTTGGGAAGAAAATTTGTATGGAAATATTTCctcttaataaattattattctcttaCATCAAGGAATTATGTTCCTATTAGACAATCATTCTGAAATTGAACAGTGCCTTGTACTACATTTAAGCCTTCTTAGTAGCAGTTAAGTAATTTATTATCAGAGGACAGAGGATGTTTCATAATGTTATTCTCccttttgaaacaattttttttttgtgcaatgaAAGAATAGGCAGCATGTGGTATATTATAGATTGAAGTGTTTTATTGGTAGAATTATAAcagttaaataaaattatatctCTATGGTTATGATGTACCGTAATCAGGCtcaaatttaagaaattttttttttttattccaatcTAGTTTTAATGAACAGCCTTTCCAAGTGTTTCagttattgttataattttgTTCTTGCAAATGtgtaatttattgttatttttagcaAGGCTTTGTATAGTAGGCTAGCTTAGGTAGGTAGGTAAAGCGAACCCCCTTTCTTTACAAGGGTGGATTCATAGGGGTAAAATGACTGGTTGTTGTTATTTCCTCTCAAATAAACGGAATAATCAAAATTCATCTACAAtaccaaatttcaaaatttattaACGTCATGTTGGATGTGAGAGTGGTGATAACTATATACCTCATGGGCAATTTGCTACCTCACATGCAGCatgcattaataattattattattgttattaaataCTATAGATACTGATTTGCAAATATGAGTATGTAATAAGTGTGGTTTTCTGCTAGCtgagaaatgaaagaaatagaaaacgtttttctcaCACACCGTTGGGAGTCCGGGTACAGGTGTGTGGGGCGTTTCAGGTCATGTGACTTGTTAggtttcagtttttgttttgccatctGCCATTGCCTGACATGCCCCACCCACCCACCCCTGAAGTATGGTACTTGTAGAAGGTGTAAAGTTAggtgaaataattattctctagccactttttttgtgtcattGTAAgacaataatataattatgttCTAACGATAATAAAGGTCAGGCTCTGTGGTTTGGCTCGGCATGACTCCCTGTGGTGTGTCAGAATAAGAGTTTGTGATTGATAGTTTGTTATTATTGGTGTTACATTATAATAAGATTATTAAAGATTATGATGTCTTAGTAATACCGTAGAGTGTACTGTTTTTCAACAGTGCCTGTGATGCTCTTTTCAGCAAGAACTGTTTATACAATGTAATCTATTAAAGGTGTACACAGTTGTAAAAAGTCAGATTCCAgttcataacaataataatactggTCATGAAAGgtatatataattatgtaacCTAGAtaactgcaaataaaataattctttttgtaTTGCTTTAGATTGTTAACATGGGTTGTGTATCTCTCTTTTTATAGTACTGATTGATTTTAccgtcatttttttttttttcaatctataGTGAAAACTTGGGTGCTTTCtagaggaaaaaagaaaatgaaagataagGAAAGGCACTGATGATCTATGTTATCTTAAACATCAAAGGAGCTTGGACATGTTGCCTGTGACTTATGGTCCTTTTAATTAATACCCTCACTACTAAAAGCTCACTGCATTACAAAAAGCAACTGTACATTTCCATTGCATGTTTGTACATTGTTACCAGACAACTTCTGATAGGTAATCAAGAGGCCTGGTCAGGCTATTAACACTTTAGGCATCACAATGTGTGGTACATCTTCAAAATATAGCAGTTTCGACAACTAAAATAATGTCAACCTCCACTTGGAATTTCCTTCTGgagatgaaatttttttcttatgacATCAAAGTGCAGCTAATTGACCTTCTTATCTCCACTTTGTTTTTTGCTAAGTTCTTTCAGTTGTCCTCTCTTTACAACTATTAGCATTTTCCCAGCTGTCCACAGCCATAGAACCTGTTGATTTACAGTATTACGTTAcataaaatatataattatttaaattggTTGGACcctccattttctttttttcagaagaACATGAGGAAGCCTTGAAAGTTCAAAAGGAGGATTGGGGGATTCTCCTTCAATAAAAGTaagaaactttcatttgcCACATTTTGGTATTATGTTTGAAGGGGGTCCTTTgcatcaaaaacatttttttcctccacCACCCCCTCTGTCCCCCAACCCCCTCCAACTTAAAATATGTCctgtgaataaagaaaaattatcattCCCAACACTGGCAATCCTGTGCATTAAATCCCTGGCAAACAAGGACACATTGTTGCGGACACATTGTTCCTCATGATGTTTCTTGGGCGTGCAAATGCGcgagaaacaaatgaaaatgaatgttgTATTTCCATGCTGTgcaaactgggaaacatttgttgcggacacaaaatgtttctgaacaaaatcagaaacattttttgtctACCGGACACAAAATTTGTGTCTGCAACAAATGTTGCGCGCACGGGCAAGCAGGGAAACATTTGTGTTGGCAACAATGTGTCCGCAACAATGTGTCCTCGTTTGCCAGGGCCCTTTGATAGTGCTCAAAACAGTTACTACCAAAACCATTTAATTGCCATGGCAATGTGACTTGCttaacacaataataataataataataataataataattattattattattattattattattattattatggctaTAATTTGTTACTTACTGTGATTATGAAGCAATTGAAGAGTATTGGTCCTGCATAAACCACACTAATAAACAGTCCAAATGAGTCGAAATACTGATCCCTTGAAAATGTCCTACAAAGTAaatttataataacaataaattattgtttcataCTTTTTGCCATTACTGAACAGCCCACATCCTCTCCTCCTATATATAACATAATTTACAGGAATTAATGGTAGGTGACTTTGTAAGTTAATGTAGAACGATTTTAGGAGGTTTTCACTTGACTTTCAtaatttaatgtcaaataataacaatatttacaTCTCAGTGGATTTAGCTGAGAACAGTGGCTCTATCTAATTTGCAAGacaacaaatcaaaggaaTGTGAGGGAaggtaataaaattaatgataaattattagGACAAAACACtagaaatcaagaaattgaaaacagatcaGAGCCAGCTGCaagaacagaaaaacaatgataatagtGAAGATAGATCATAAACTGTGTAAGACAAAATGAACTGTCTGTGCTAGTGATTGAAGAAATAGCGATATCCATGGGCAAAGCTATTGTGTGGAATGTCAAAGGGAACTTTAATACAAACCTCCAATGTTTTGCTCCTAAGACATTAAGTTGTTCAGATGCAAATGCTAGGCCcactgaaacagaaaaaaagatgatTTGGCAGCATGTTTGTAATTCAAAGGGTATAGCTTAAAAGACAGCTGTATGCTATTTGAAAGACTGTCATTGCACAAAGATGCCTTATAGCATGGGTCAAAAATCCAAATTTGATCAATTCTTTTTCATCAGCTTAATTTCCAACAGCTTCCCTCTTTTATCCTTAAACCATCCTCCACCCCACCCTTTGCCACTTACCTACGCACCACCCCACTCCTGCATGCATGAGGCTCAAAGGTCCTGACTTTTATCAGATCAACAAATGGGGTTGCGTTTCGGCCATCCTAGGGGGAGGGGGATATGAGAATGAACGACAGGCTTTCCAAATAAAAGGGGATCCAAACGTGTTTAATTTCTAGCAGTTTACTGACATAGTTTACATAAACACGATTGCAAGAACAATATCACCTGAAAATCGGTAGACTGTATCAAATCTCCTCGTGCCGACAATTACAAGGTAAGTTGTTACGAGTATCTCAAATAATTTTACTCACATAAACACAAGAACAAGATCCCTTGAAAATTAGTATATCTTCTCAAGCCAACAATTAAAAGAAACGTTGTTACGTGGAAAACTAAAAGACCAGCCAACCAAGGTTCACTCCAATCTATCtgattaaaagaaataaaaagagaCATAAGTCAAAAATTTACCTAGAAACAGAAACTGAGCCTTGTTCTCTCAGTTCTTTGTACTTACTGCCTTGACATATTCCCACACACCATCAATCTGATTTGTATCAAAAAACCGTGGCACATATGTGTTCTTCATATTTCCGAGACGGGTGATTGATGCTACACGACCCTTTCTTGTCCAACAACCTTACCGCTGACTGGAAAGACAGCCTGTCTTTAACTCAGGCTAACGGCTGCTAGCGGTTAGCGGTACGTGCCAGTATGCCATATAGTCGCCTACCATCGCCTAACATATAGTCGCCCAATACGTAGGTCTGGTGATCAACTAACCCAACCTTCTCCCCCCTCAGCCGCCATCTTCAAGGCGGAGTAGACCAGGGGGACTAGCCTAAGACCGAGGACTTCTCGGTGTATCATTATGCACTTCTAAAATTCCCGCATGTGTGGGACCCGCCCCAGGTCCTATTCAGTGAGCATGGAACAGAGGCAACTGACACATATGTTAAAGCGCGGGGGAAAAGCGCGGTAAGATTGTTTGCCACCTGTCAGCCGTGCTCAGTGGGAGGAAGGCTGGACTGAAATTTTTTAACACTACACGGAGCTGGACCAGGTGTTACCGCACGTGTTTTCAAGTCCTTTTACATTATTTGTATCTTTTACACGCGAAAGAGTTTCCGTATAAATTCTACAAGTCTTTTTCAGTatgttgcaaataaaaatgcaatttttagCGTAAAGGACCCGCACCACACGTATTGGATAAGATAATGCTCAAAGAGCAAACAACTTGatcttttatttataaaaactAACAATGTTCATTTTTAATAGAGAAATCAAATAGAACTCAGAAGGTAAAGAATTATAGAAGAACCAAGGGACCGCACTTTGATGTACAAGGCTATCCTTGCACATTATCTTTGTCCAAGGCTGTATTTATCTCTATTCAAGAAGTCCATTCCTTCAACATAATTTGATGTATGTACAATAGGGTCTTAAGGTGGTCCCAACAAGCGGGCTGCCACTAACTTTCTTTGgctaaacaatagaagctcaatccattctttttttttagatcagtgggTAAACCACACTATGAGGTCACAGTTGTTAATTCTGCCCAGAGCTAAAgttggatagtgctatccacGCATTgcataaatcactatccagtgCCGGGTGAACTAAATCAAAACAATTATGTTGGTATTGCTTATCTGTAGGATAGCTTTATCCAACCTTTTAACAACTAGTGCCAGATGACAATGCTTTAACATCAGGAGgatacaacaaaaaaagacaatacAGACAACAATGAAGTGGAAATAAAGCCAACAAGCCTGTGTACTCCAGAGTTAATGATAAATAACAGTCAATTGGAAAACAGAAAGTGTAAACCATTATAGATCCCCTGTCACAGACTATTTACCACCCAACAAAGGTCTTTACAAATTATCCACCAATCAGGGTGTGCAAATTTGATTGACAGCCATGCCTCCTTACAAAATTTGCACATGTGTAAGTTGAACACCACTGCATGGGTTGTTCAGTTGACATATTTACACGTAGTTgtcaaaagtgaaatttgtTAGATagccacggtaaggcgcggTGCAATGTAAGATTAATCCCTTTCCCCCAGATTtgtcagaaaaacaaaacagttatcCCAGGTTTGCAAGAGGAGAGATGCCTTTAGACAAACTATTCCCTTAAATAATATTAGGTTACAAATTCAACATAACTTGTGTCTTCATGGTTCatttatatgaaaaaaaaaaggctactGAACCGTGGAAAACATCATTAATCTGTTTACACCAATAATTTACCACAAGCCAGAAAAAGAGTGGGCTAAGGACCAATTTTGGAAGCTTGTGTTTACACAACACATTTTGGGGACCACATGAGTCCTAATTTTTAACGTGAGACTACAGTACTGCACATATGATCgccaaaattattattacatgatCTGACAAAAGAATGAAGAAACTGGTCCAGACCCaattttttctcagttttggGGCCAGACATCTATGGCACCAAACTCCCAAAATAAGTGGGTTGGTACCCATCCCTTCAAACACGAAACCCATTGTTTACACGCACAAAAACTACTTCACTGATGGGGATGTACCCAATTTTTCTGTCGCATAAATGGGCCTTAAAGGTTCAAAAAGTATTATAAGATAAAATTTATTGATTACAGTGTTTGCATTTGCTTTCATGGCATAAGAATGGTATCATCTACGGCAAGGGCCAAATATAGTTTGTATAATGTGATAATTAAATTCAcacaaacagaaaacaacCACAACCCCAAACCCTTTTGTTGTAAATAAGCAGATAacagaaatatgaaaatttggctTTATCAAACTAATTGATGAAGGTCGAATTACCGGTACCACCgcaaaagatttggaaagctgactcttcaagcattagcccttcattTGTCactcaaaatgtcagctttccaaatctgtcacggtggtaattcaacctttatcaacttgcttgataaaaccaaatttccatgtttcactctcctactgatgcagcaccacagtttctttagaaactagaaatttatttggATGACAGAAATAGACTTATCAAGTTACTTCGTGAGGTTCTCTACACCGTACTAGCAATCTGGAATGTATGCACGTATGCAAAGTTTACTATGTTAGTATGCTGTGAAAATGCACATGCGAAACCAATACTAAGGTCCTTTCACAgccaataatttttatccTGAATCCCGCTTTACCTTGCTATTTCCTTTCTATGCTCATTCACTtatattaatataataatttaaaacagaTAATGTTAAGTTGTTATTCTGACACCAAAATGTCCATGAGGTTTCTTCTGTTCAATTCTGTGGGCTTCTCGTTCTTCTCTCTTCTTTTGTTGCTCGAATGCTCGTCGTTCTCGTTCTgcctgttttctttccttctttaatttttcagtttgtaaTTCAATGTCTATTTCTGAGACACCTTCCTCTTCCCATGCTGTTGAATCCTCGGCCCATGTTCCAAGTTCAGGCTTAAtgtgagaagaaaaaaaatgtaacaatCAAGATAAAAAAGAGTTAAATACTTTAGACACCTCTCTTTGAGAGTTAAAATTGAGTCTAGCATATAAATAGGAAAAATTCCAGTCTTTTcactatttttatttcagcacataacaaacaaaaagtggATTCTTGGGAGGCTGAAAATTTGGAGGAGAATTACTTTGAGTTAAAATGTTGGCTGCATTTATATTTTAAGTCAAGATCAACTGTGATAGAAACACAAAAATCCAAAGATATTGACAGGATTTGAACTACTACACTCCCTTCCTTTAGAACCTATTTGTGATTGAGGATTCTCTTCTCAGAGCTATTTTGAAATGTGGCAATCAGTTGCCAGAACGTGGGAGTaagatcaatcaatcaaagACTTTATTTAACTTCCAATTTGTTGATAGCAAAATTGCTAATATCTCCGAAGAAAATAAatctataaaataaataaagtaataaataagtgaACTAAATAgataaatacataaaaattaaacattgcTAACTTCAGCTGGGGGATAAGTGACATCAAACTTAAGACGACTTGATGGACCATCAGCTTGAGCAGGGCCACTATTGTCAGAgaaagatttctttttctttactaCAATCTGCAATAACAAGACAGAATgccattaaaaataattagacTGAAAACATCAGTTTCAACTAACAGTCTTTGTGCTGTTGAAAGTATCATCATTATGGAAAGTTAAGGGGTTGCACTCCAGTAACTTAAAATCTACAGGTTtaga
This window harbors:
- the LOC141860294 gene encoding receptor-binding cancer antigen expressed on SiSo cells-like, coding for MKVVQVSFRRFFSCVSFLISFIKNILFRRRQRKSSQTENETLPTSVMVTSGDSAHNQEGGNDEWEEWGQMEEFSVKVEPSNLPQQQMSMDEDLFQDMTPVFQKPKKIVVKKKKSFSDNSGPAQADGPSSRLKFDVTYPPAEPELGTWAEDSTAWEEEGVSEIDIELQTEKLKKERKQAERERRAFEQQKKREEREAHRIEQKKPHGHFGVRITT
- the LOC141861186 gene encoding transmembrane protein 18-like, with translation MKNTYVPRFFDTNQIDGVWEYVKAIDWSEPWLAGLLVFHVTTFLLIVGLRRYTNFQGILFLCLLGLAFASEQLNVLGAKHWRTFSRDQYFDSFGLFISVVYAGPILFNCFIITVLWLWTAGKMLIVVKRGQLKELSKKQSGDKKVN